One genomic region from Rosa rugosa chromosome 1, drRosRugo1.1, whole genome shotgun sequence encodes:
- the LOC133726811 gene encoding protein WUSCHEL-like — MEPQTQQPTEDGGSNKAAESSANMLRKKSSTRWIPTTDHIRILKELFYNKGVRSPTIEQVQRICLQLKWYGKIEFKNVYYWFVNQRAREKQKKKKSTSDVHVPMQRSGLVGDDNVTIWKHEDQYINFGSSAPASASSAGVMIAFNGQMGNYGGYGSMNMEKSARDCSISAGGGTSSTFFEMNVEQTFMEQRGEDHQEIETLSLFPVHGEDIFDNMKTTYDG; from the coding sequence atggaaccacaaacccagcaaccaaccgaggatggaggaagcaacaaagcagccgagagtagtgctaacatgcttcgCAAGAAGAGCAGTACTAGGTGGATTCCTACTACAGAtcatataagaatcctcaaggagcttttctacaacaagggagttaggtccccaactatagagcaggttcagaggatctgtctccagctgaaatggtacggcaagatcgagttcaagaatgtctattattggttcgtgaaccaaagggctcgggagaagcagaagaagaagaagtccacttcggatgttcatgtgcccatgcaaagatcagggcttgttggtgatgacaatgttaccatttggaaacatgaggatcagtatattaactttggatcttctgcacctgcttctgcttcttccgctggtgtgatgattgcttttaacgggcagatggggaactatggcggttatggatctatgaacatggagaagagtgctagggattgttcaatctcagctggagggggaactagttctactttctttgagatgaatgtagaacaaactttcatggaacaaagaggagaagatcaccaggagattgaaaccctttcactgtttcccgtgcatggtgaggacatctttgacaacatgaagactacttacgatgga